From Paraburkholderia fungorum, the proteins below share one genomic window:
- a CDS encoding DUF2946 domain-containing protein, which yields MTLRSRNHLTAWLGLFAMWLVVFAPLVSQMLVANQAHEPIAALCSALHPSGASDATLVSHAGPEPVHLSHDDAFGACGYCHLLEHHVAMPTVAAIEPPAALALAGTAPPTLSTRFTPLGAFPSGRPRDPPAVS from the coding sequence ATGACGCTACGTTCCCGCAACCACCTGACCGCATGGCTTGGCCTGTTCGCCATGTGGCTCGTCGTGTTCGCGCCGCTCGTGAGTCAGATGCTGGTGGCGAACCAGGCACACGAGCCTATCGCCGCGCTGTGTTCGGCGCTCCATCCGTCTGGCGCGAGCGACGCAACGCTGGTCAGTCATGCCGGTCCCGAGCCGGTACATCTCAGTCACGACGACGCATTCGGCGCGTGCGGCTACTGTCATCTGCTCGAGCATCATGTCGCGATGCCGACAGTCGCAGCAATCGAACCGCCGGCCGCCCTCGCGCTGGCCGGCACCGCGCCGCCCACACTCTCCACCCGCTTTACTCCGCTCGGCGCGTTCCCTTCGGGACGCCCCAGAGACCCGCCTGCTGTTTCCTGA
- a CDS encoding TonB-dependent receptor translates to MFNFALRRLPLCARRGARGLASNRLSQPFFSSYFRADLKACWPALIPAIVAPVAHAESASTNTEATLPAVSVSASNTAATPRAVAPNLPASVETVTREQFSNWNVVNTEDTLKYMPNFAVRKRFIGDVNSLIAVRGTSNSQSARGLVYADGLLLSNLLGNSFTFAPRWSMVSPDEIQQVDVIYGPFSALYPGNSLGATVLISTYMPKKFEATADVKAFTQHFSLYGVNQNFNGSEMSASIGDRIGKFSYRLAVNHLENTSQPLQFATLAQSSTPATAAATPVTGAYFYNNQTNTPTAVLGVNGEGIEHTVQDQFKLKTQYDFTPTLQAGFTLGYWHQTYNSATSSFLRDADGNPVYSGTVSIGGYQYTIPAAAFAPSLGHSENWLYGVSLKTRNATGWNGEAIASYYDVSNSVARTANSGAPGNGPGTVIFGDGTGWKTLDLRSTYTPFSTQAGLANHALSFGYHYDNYFLDNQSYNTLNWRDGEATSFANSFVGKTQTQALYAQDAWRFLPRWKLVYGVRYEDWQAYGGAQGLPGQSIAYSDANQHHFSPKASLSFDVTDDLTLRASIGRAYRFPTVSELFQGQINGSSIVNNNPNLKPEDDLSKELTAEWAHWNGVFRFSLFQDDVKNTIFSQTDTTVIPNVTNFQNIGKVRSRGVETSYSGQDVLVHGLDLLASVAYTQSKIIANAQNPASVGKYFYRIPLWRADLAATYRFSERAALTLAARYSGRQYNTLTNTDTNPDVFGGTSSYTVADAKFTFRPTKLSEVGIGVDNLFDARYFVYHPYPGRTFYVEAKLRM, encoded by the coding sequence ATGTTCAACTTCGCGCTGCGAAGGCTGCCCCTTTGCGCCCGCAGAGGCGCGCGCGGCCTCGCGTCCAACCGGTTGTCACAACCGTTTTTTTCGTCGTATTTCCGCGCTGATCTGAAGGCCTGCTGGCCTGCGCTGATTCCCGCAATCGTTGCTCCCGTGGCTCATGCGGAAAGCGCCAGTACGAATACCGAAGCCACCTTGCCCGCGGTCAGCGTCAGCGCTTCAAATACGGCGGCCACGCCCCGCGCCGTCGCCCCGAACCTGCCCGCCTCCGTCGAAACCGTGACGCGCGAGCAGTTCAGCAACTGGAACGTCGTCAACACCGAAGACACGCTGAAGTACATGCCGAACTTCGCTGTGCGCAAGCGTTTTATCGGCGATGTGAACTCGCTGATAGCCGTACGCGGTACGAGCAATTCGCAAAGTGCACGCGGTCTCGTCTACGCAGACGGTCTGCTGCTCAGCAATCTGCTCGGCAACAGCTTTACGTTTGCGCCGCGCTGGTCGATGGTGTCGCCCGACGAGATCCAGCAGGTCGACGTGATTTACGGGCCATTCTCGGCGCTATATCCGGGCAACTCGCTCGGTGCGACGGTGCTCATCAGCACCTACATGCCGAAAAAATTCGAGGCCACCGCCGACGTCAAGGCGTTCACCCAGCATTTCAGCCTGTATGGCGTGAATCAGAATTTCAACGGCAGTGAAATGAGCGCGTCGATCGGCGACCGGATCGGCAAGTTCTCTTATCGGCTTGCTGTCAATCACCTGGAGAATACGAGTCAGCCGTTGCAATTCGCGACGCTCGCGCAGTCGAGCACGCCCGCGACGGCCGCCGCAACACCCGTGACGGGCGCGTATTTCTATAACAACCAGACCAATACGCCGACGGCCGTACTCGGCGTCAACGGCGAAGGCATCGAACACACGGTGCAGGATCAGTTCAAGCTGAAAACGCAGTACGACTTCACGCCGACACTGCAAGCCGGATTTACGCTCGGCTACTGGCATCAGACCTATAACAGCGCGACGTCGAGCTTCCTGCGCGACGCGGACGGCAATCCTGTCTATAGCGGCACGGTCTCGATCGGCGGCTATCAATACACGATCCCCGCCGCGGCTTTTGCACCGAGTCTCGGTCATAGCGAGAACTGGCTATATGGCGTGTCGCTAAAAACGCGCAACGCTACAGGCTGGAACGGCGAAGCGATCGCGTCGTATTACGACGTGAGCAATAGCGTGGCGCGCACCGCCAACTCCGGCGCGCCGGGCAACGGTCCCGGCACGGTGATTTTCGGCGACGGCACCGGCTGGAAAACACTCGATTTACGCAGCACGTACACGCCGTTCAGCACGCAAGCCGGACTCGCTAATCACGCGCTGAGTTTCGGCTATCACTACGACAATTACTTCCTCGATAACCAGAGTTACAACACGCTGAACTGGCGCGATGGCGAAGCCACATCGTTCGCCAATTCATTCGTCGGCAAGACGCAGACCCAGGCGCTTTACGCGCAGGACGCGTGGCGTTTTCTACCGCGCTGGAAACTGGTCTACGGCGTACGTTATGAAGATTGGCAGGCTTATGGCGGTGCGCAAGGGCTGCCTGGCCAGAGCATTGCCTACAGCGATGCAAACCAGCACCACTTCTCGCCGAAAGCATCACTCTCGTTCGACGTCACCGACGATCTGACCTTACGCGCGTCGATTGGCCGCGCTTATCGATTTCCTACAGTCAGCGAATTGTTCCAGGGGCAAATCAACGGATCGTCGATCGTCAATAACAATCCGAATCTGAAACCCGAAGACGATCTTTCGAAAGAACTCACTGCCGAATGGGCGCACTGGAACGGCGTGTTCCGCTTCTCGCTGTTTCAGGACGACGTGAAGAACACGATCTTCAGTCAGACCGATACGACCGTGATTCCCAATGTGACGAACTTTCAGAACATCGGCAAAGTCCGTTCGCGTGGTGTCGAAACCAGCTACTCGGGACAGGATGTGCTCGTGCATGGACTCGATCTGCTAGCAAGCGTGGCTTATACGCAGTCGAAAATCATCGCCAATGCGCAGAACCCTGCGTCGGTCGGCAAGTACTTTTACCGGATTCCGCTATGGCGTGCGGATCTCGCCGCGACCTATCGCTTCAGCGAACGCGCGGCGCTCACGCTTGCCGCGCGTTACTCGGGGCGCCAGTACAACACGCTCACCAACACCGACACCAATCCCGATGTATTCGGCGGCACCAGTTCGTACACGGTGGCGGATGCGAAATTCACCTTCCGTCCGACGAAGCTGAGTGAAGTCGGCATTGGCGTCGACAACCTGTTCGATGCGCGCTACTTCGTCTATCACCCGTATCCGGGCCGCACGTTTTACGTGGAAGCCAAGCTGCGCATGTAA
- a CDS encoding PepSY-associated TM helix domain-containing protein, with protein MSTTTAAQRVSPATGTTHPGYRTLWRWHFYAGLFVMPFLIVLAITGTLYCFQPQIEPLLYRHQMVVDTQAVPRLSEDVLLARARAAMPQGAVALTAMIASDPNRSTEFIFRLADGDKQSVYLNPYNGDVLGTLSVERRFMQVDRMLHRKLLLGKPGELLMELAACWTLVMIGTGIALWWPREKTAIRRALLPRFTLKGRALWKSVHAVMGLWLALGALAFVLSGLPWSGSWGKQFKTLATAANLGAPEGSWGGLPLRSVLPGAQSVNAPDATHAQHHGHAADTDSMPGMVMDDLPLPLTPWAVGNAPVPHSSSSDTQTAQPLSLGRIVALTASIGVTDGYSIVLPTSATGVYTVSYFPADPKDERTLYLDQYSGEVLKDIRYDDYGAVAKAVSYGTSLHMGRYFGVANQVICAAISLGLAAMAVTGFVMWWKRRPQRSLGAPSRERAAPPMRGWKTGLVLLGIVFPLMGATILAVWIADRLVFGRATRRSVSAS; from the coding sequence ATGTCCACCACGACTGCCGCTCAACGCGTAAGCCCGGCGACGGGCACCACTCATCCCGGCTATCGAACACTCTGGCGCTGGCATTTTTACGCCGGTCTGTTCGTCATGCCGTTTCTGATCGTGCTCGCGATAACGGGCACGTTGTACTGTTTTCAGCCACAGATCGAGCCGCTGCTCTATCGTCACCAGATGGTTGTCGACACGCAAGCCGTGCCGAGACTCAGCGAAGACGTGTTGCTCGCCAGAGCGCGCGCCGCGATGCCGCAAGGCGCTGTCGCGTTGACCGCAATGATCGCCAGCGACCCCAATCGCAGCACCGAATTCATTTTCCGTCTCGCCGACGGCGACAAGCAAAGCGTCTACCTGAACCCGTACAACGGCGATGTACTCGGCACCTTGAGTGTCGAGCGACGTTTCATGCAGGTGGACCGCATGCTGCATCGCAAGTTGCTGCTCGGTAAGCCTGGCGAACTTTTGATGGAACTTGCCGCATGCTGGACGCTCGTGATGATCGGCACAGGCATCGCGCTATGGTGGCCGCGTGAGAAAACAGCTATACGTCGGGCACTTTTGCCTCGCTTCACGCTGAAGGGTCGCGCGCTTTGGAAGAGCGTTCATGCGGTGATGGGCCTCTGGCTCGCGCTCGGCGCACTCGCGTTCGTGCTGAGCGGACTCCCGTGGTCGGGTTCGTGGGGCAAGCAGTTCAAGACGCTTGCGACGGCGGCGAATCTCGGCGCGCCGGAAGGCTCGTGGGGTGGCTTGCCTTTGCGCTCCGTGCTGCCTGGAGCGCAATCCGTCAATGCGCCAGATGCGACCCACGCTCAACACCATGGACACGCGGCCGATACGGACTCGATGCCCGGCATGGTGATGGACGACCTGCCTTTGCCGTTGACTCCATGGGCCGTCGGCAACGCGCCGGTGCCTCACTCCTCATCGAGCGATACGCAAACCGCGCAGCCGTTGTCGCTCGGACGCATCGTGGCGCTGACCGCGTCGATCGGCGTGACGGACGGTTACAGCATCGTGCTGCCCACGTCCGCGACCGGCGTTTACACGGTGTCGTATTTTCCCGCCGATCCGAAAGACGAGCGCACGTTGTACCTCGACCAATACAGCGGCGAGGTACTGAAGGACATTCGCTACGACGACTACGGCGCGGTAGCGAAAGCGGTGTCGTATGGCACCTCGCTGCACATGGGACGTTACTTCGGCGTGGCGAATCAGGTTATCTGCGCGGCCATTTCGCTCGGACTCGCGGCAATGGCCGTCACCGGCTTCGTGATGTGGTGGAAGCGGCGGCCCCAGCGCTCGCTCGGAGCACCGTCGCGCGAACGGGCCGCACCGCCGATGCGCGGCTGGAAAACCGGCCTCGTTCTGCTCGGCATCGTCTTTCCGCTGATGGGCGCAACGATACTGGCTGTGTGGATCGCAGACCGGCTGGTTTTCGGTCGGGCGACGAGGCGCAGCGTAAGCGCGAGTTAA
- a CDS encoding DeoR/GlpR family DNA-binding transcription regulator has product MQRTRQEAESGLLPEQREQLILERLRANGRVLAAALAAELQTSEHTVRRHLRDLAEQGHCKRVYGGALLTSPADKPAAVRMNEAPDRKARLAIAAVSIVRPRQIILLDAGSTNVAIAAALPDNADLTVVTNSPEACTRLLNRPGFDVILVGGRIARGAAGSLGATSLLQIQQIRADVCFLGACAFDPDEGVAAFDAEDAELKRAMVKASGQVAIALTSEKLMTAAPYAVAPASAVDYLFVETDVPAARLASLEAVCDNVTVARS; this is encoded by the coding sequence ATGCAACGAACGCGGCAGGAAGCCGAAAGCGGCCTTTTACCCGAGCAGCGCGAACAGCTAATACTCGAGCGCCTGCGCGCAAACGGCCGCGTGCTGGCCGCCGCGCTCGCCGCCGAATTGCAGACCTCCGAGCACACGGTGCGCCGCCATCTGCGCGATCTGGCCGAACAGGGCCACTGCAAGCGCGTGTACGGCGGCGCACTGCTGACGTCCCCGGCCGACAAACCCGCCGCTGTGCGCATGAACGAAGCGCCCGACCGCAAGGCGCGCCTCGCGATTGCGGCGGTGTCGATCGTGCGGCCCCGGCAGATCATCCTGCTCGACGCGGGTTCGACCAACGTCGCGATCGCCGCCGCGCTGCCCGACAACGCTGACCTGACCGTCGTGACGAATTCGCCCGAAGCCTGCACTCGCCTGCTGAACCGTCCCGGTTTCGACGTGATTCTGGTCGGCGGACGCATCGCGCGCGGCGCGGCGGGTTCGCTCGGCGCCACGTCGCTACTGCAAATCCAGCAGATTCGCGCCGACGTCTGCTTCCTCGGCGCCTGTGCGTTCGACCCGGACGAAGGCGTCGCCGCATTCGACGCCGAAGACGCCGAACTCAAACGCGCGATGGTCAAGGCGAGCGGCCAGGTCGCCATCGCGCTGACCTCGGAAAAGTTGATGACCGCAGCGCCGTACGCGGTCGCGCCCGCGTCGGCGGTCGATTATCTGTTCGTCGAAACCGACGTGCCGGCCGCACGCCTCGCGAGCCTCGAAGCGGTTTGCGACAACGTGACGGTGGCCCGCTCATGA
- a CDS encoding MFS transporter, with translation MTTLATTQMNTNMKPVKERIATIAVFLANGFGIGAWAVEVPRIKESLALSDTALGIALFAFALGAIVAMPLAGQLAPRFGSGRATALLGAAFVIALPLPAFAPNMAVLCLVLFALGAANGALDVSMNGHASTIETQWRSPIMSSFHAAWSAGGLLGAASGAMLQRAGVGVAGGLLVPDAFIALLIVSAALLALRDLGESREAPTSSGFAWPSGGVMKLAMLAFLCMLVEGAVADWSAVYLRSTLNQEASVAAIGYSAFAFSMAACRIIGDVSVRRFGSSRVIAMGGLIAVAGLVLVLSVPTMLTAFVGFAMVGVGLANIVPVIFSAAGRSTVTPAIGVSMAATAGYAGFLVGPPLIGLGAGLLGLRAALCVLVMATLVVGLLGGKAVCSARLA, from the coding sequence ATGACCACACTCGCCACGACTCAGATGAACACGAACATGAAACCGGTGAAGGAACGTATTGCGACGATCGCCGTATTTCTTGCAAACGGTTTCGGGATCGGCGCGTGGGCGGTTGAAGTGCCGCGCATCAAGGAAAGCCTCGCGCTCAGCGACACGGCGCTCGGCATTGCGCTGTTCGCGTTTGCCTTGGGCGCGATCGTCGCGATGCCGCTGGCCGGCCAACTCGCGCCGCGTTTCGGCAGTGGCCGCGCGACCGCGCTGCTCGGCGCGGCGTTCGTCATCGCGCTGCCGCTGCCCGCTTTCGCGCCGAACATGGCCGTGCTGTGCCTCGTACTGTTCGCGCTCGGCGCGGCCAACGGTGCGCTCGACGTATCGATGAACGGCCACGCCAGCACGATCGAAACGCAGTGGCGCTCGCCGATCATGTCGTCGTTTCACGCGGCCTGGAGCGCCGGCGGACTGCTGGGCGCGGCAAGCGGCGCGATGCTGCAACGAGCGGGCGTCGGTGTTGCGGGCGGACTGCTGGTGCCGGACGCGTTCATCGCGTTGTTGATCGTGAGCGCCGCGCTGCTCGCGTTGCGCGATCTCGGCGAGTCGCGCGAAGCGCCTACGTCCAGCGGTTTTGCGTGGCCCAGCGGCGGCGTGATGAAACTCGCGATGCTCGCGTTCCTATGCATGCTGGTCGAAGGCGCGGTGGCCGACTGGAGCGCCGTGTATCTGCGTTCGACGTTGAACCAGGAGGCCAGCGTCGCCGCTATCGGTTATTCCGCGTTTGCATTTTCGATGGCGGCTTGCCGGATCATCGGCGACGTGTCGGTGCGGCGCTTCGGTTCGAGCCGGGTCATCGCGATGGGCGGTCTGATCGCCGTCGCCGGGCTCGTGCTGGTACTGAGCGTGCCGACCATGCTGACCGCTTTCGTCGGCTTTGCGATGGTCGGCGTCGGCCTCGCCAACATCGTTCCCGTGATTTTCAGTGCAGCGGGCCGCTCCACGGTCACGCCGGCAATCGGCGTATCGATGGCCGCCACGGCGGGTTATGCGGGGTTCCTCGTCGGGCCGCCGCTGATCGGTCTGGGAGCCGGCCTGCTCGGTTTGCGCGCCGCGCTGTGCGTGCTCGTCATGGCGACGCTGGTCGTCGGATTGCTGGGTGGCAAGGCGGTATGCAGCGCGAGGCTCGCGTAA
- a CDS encoding sterol desaturase family protein — translation MFASSPFPDLLHHASLWLRAYALVLFMMLLGAALERRWPAALLQSRSGQRFNAIYAGLYMALAESVKPLTAAASVAIVNSFGGGMVVLVSRGWGALASFIIVLLTIDLLEYAFHRLQHTWPILWKLHSLHHSAVDFNVTVTYRHHWLEVLIKGCLLYPLVGVLFKVDPWIVGATSFVFMIGNYFAHLNMRVDLGRYVTWVNNPQYHRLHHSIRAEHFDHNFTQLLPLWDHLFGTLWVPAKHEWPATGLDDGAQPRTLLAALTWPLRLQPEREVVPVRKSVVILDKEIK, via the coding sequence ATGTTTGCGTCGAGCCCGTTTCCTGATCTACTGCATCACGCCAGCCTCTGGTTGCGCGCCTACGCGCTCGTGCTTTTCATGATGCTTCTCGGCGCCGCGCTCGAGCGCCGCTGGCCTGCCGCGTTGCTGCAATCGCGCTCCGGGCAGCGTTTCAACGCGATATACGCGGGTCTATATATGGCGCTCGCCGAATCCGTGAAACCGCTTACAGCAGCAGCGAGCGTTGCAATCGTGAATTCATTCGGCGGCGGCATGGTCGTGCTGGTGTCTCGCGGCTGGGGTGCGTTGGCATCGTTCATCATCGTGCTGCTGACAATCGATCTGCTCGAATACGCGTTCCATCGTTTGCAGCACACGTGGCCCATCTTGTGGAAGCTGCATTCGCTGCACCATAGCGCAGTCGATTTCAACGTCACCGTGACCTATCGGCATCACTGGCTGGAAGTGCTGATCAAAGGCTGTCTGCTTTATCCGCTGGTCGGGGTGCTGTTCAAGGTCGATCCATGGATTGTCGGCGCGACTTCATTCGTCTTCATGATCGGCAATTACTTCGCGCATCTAAACATGCGGGTGGATCTCGGCCGTTACGTCACGTGGGTCAACAACCCGCAATATCACCGCTTGCATCATTCGATCCGTGCCGAGCATTTCGATCACAATTTCACGCAGTTGCTGCCGCTATGGGATCACCTGTTCGGCACGCTATGGGTGCCCGCGAAGCACGAGTGGCCGGCCACCGGACTCGACGATGGCGCGCAACCGCGTACGCTGCTGGCTGCGCTTACCTGGCCGCTGCGGCTGCAGCCAGAACGCGAGGTGGTGCCGGTTCGCAAGTCTGTCGTGATACTGGATAAAGAGATCAAGTGA
- a CDS encoding M23 family metallopeptidase: MSSVCAAYLVSQHRAARTEEADVSLMSKDSSRPDAASPASAAAGGPGISAAPAAASTAPASDAPAFTVKNAPVEHSFAAAARSMGVDAATTAMLAQAFHGDLDLARDLRAGDRVSAVFDKDGTDGAPGAPLAVRIARGTVSHDVFLYRTLQGKPFYYSKDGASTTPTFERYPLNFSRVSSQFALRRLDPVTHQWQSHDGVDLAAPSGTPIHATARGVVRFIGQQTGYGKVIVIQNPAPYSTTFAHLSRFAKGLHRGSRVSRDQVIGYVGETGWATGPHLHYEVHVHHVPKDPLKVQFPQATRLGAAELQQFKARAAELTALL, from the coding sequence ATGAGCTCCGTGTGCGCGGCTTACCTCGTGAGCCAGCATCGTGCTGCGCGCACCGAGGAAGCCGACGTGTCCTTGATGAGCAAGGACTCTTCGCGACCGGACGCCGCTTCGCCCGCGAGTGCCGCAGCGGGAGGGCCGGGTATATCGGCAGCGCCGGCTGCTGCGTCCACCGCGCCGGCGAGCGACGCACCCGCTTTCACCGTGAAGAATGCGCCGGTCGAACACAGTTTCGCGGCGGCGGCGCGCAGCATGGGTGTCGATGCGGCCACCACCGCGATGCTGGCTCAGGCGTTTCACGGCGACCTCGATCTTGCACGAGACCTGCGCGCCGGTGATCGGGTCAGCGCAGTGTTCGACAAAGACGGGACCGATGGAGCCCCAGGCGCGCCGCTCGCGGTTCGCATTGCCCGTGGCACGGTGTCGCACGATGTGTTTCTGTACAGGACGCTGCAGGGCAAACCTTTCTATTACTCAAAAGACGGCGCGAGCACGACGCCGACCTTCGAGCGATACCCGCTGAACTTCTCACGGGTATCGTCGCAATTCGCGTTGCGCCGTCTTGATCCGGTGACGCATCAGTGGCAAAGCCATGACGGCGTCGATCTGGCCGCGCCGTCCGGCACGCCCATCCATGCGACCGCGCGAGGCGTGGTGCGCTTCATCGGTCAGCAAACCGGCTATGGGAAGGTGATCGTTATCCAGAACCCCGCACCGTATTCGACGACGTTCGCGCATCTGTCGCGTTTCGCGAAGGGGCTGCATCGGGGCAGCCGGGTTAGCCGCGATCAGGTGATTGGTTACGTCGGTGAAACGGGTTGGGCGACGGGGCCGCATTTGCACTATGAGGTGCATGTCCATCACGTGCCTAAGGATCCGCTGAAGGTTCAGTTCCCGCAGGCGACGCGGCTCGGCGCCGCCGAGTTGCAGCAGTTCAAGGCGCGCGCCGCGGAATTGACGGCATTGCTTTGA
- a CDS encoding alpha/beta fold hydrolase, producing the protein MKIDSNGVHINVRELGFGNADAPALVFLHYWGGSSRTWDDVIAALPNVYRTVATDHRGWGDSDRPAEHYALADLADDTQRVIDALGLRRFVLIGHSMGGKVAQLLAARRPQGLAGLVLVAPSPPVPLALPPEALAAMEGAYGSRASVEATIDGMLCAKQLSPARREQVIEDSLRGGPEAKAAWPRHASQEDISREVALIDVPTMVIAGELDRVDSVATLRDELLPRIPHTRMHVLPGTGHLSPLESPDQVAALIHALINDISR; encoded by the coding sequence ATGAAAATCGATTCGAACGGTGTGCACATCAACGTCAGGGAACTGGGCTTCGGCAATGCCGACGCGCCCGCGCTGGTCTTTCTGCACTACTGGGGCGGCTCGTCGCGCACATGGGACGACGTGATCGCCGCGCTTCCGAACGTGTACCGGACGGTCGCGACGGATCATCGCGGCTGGGGCGATTCGGACAGGCCCGCAGAGCATTACGCACTCGCCGATCTCGCCGACGACACCCAGCGCGTGATCGACGCGCTAGGTCTGCGACGCTTCGTACTGATCGGCCATTCGATGGGCGGCAAGGTCGCGCAATTGCTCGCGGCGCGGCGTCCGCAAGGGTTGGCCGGACTGGTGCTGGTCGCGCCGTCGCCGCCGGTGCCGCTTGCACTGCCGCCCGAAGCGCTCGCGGCGATGGAGGGCGCGTATGGTTCGCGGGCGTCTGTTGAGGCGACCATCGACGGCATGCTGTGCGCGAAACAACTGAGTCCGGCACGCCGCGAGCAGGTGATCGAAGACAGCCTGCGCGGTGGACCCGAGGCGAAGGCCGCATGGCCGCGTCACGCGAGTCAGGAAGATATTTCGCGCGAAGTCGCTTTGATCGACGTGCCGACGATGGTGATCGCAGGCGAGCTGGATCGCGTGGATAGCGTGGCGACGCTGCGCGACGAGTTGTTGCCGCGAATTCCGCATACGCGGATGCATGTGCTGCCAGGGACCGGTCACCTGTCGCCGCTCGAATCGCCGGATCAGGTGGCGGCGCTCATTCACGCGTTGATCAACGATATTTCGCGTTGA
- a CDS encoding oxidoreductase, translating to MADIQKNAFKRVWFITGASRGIGALMAEAALADGNAVVAAGRNVRAIVERLGQSAGLLPVALDVTDEAQAKLAVQASLEKFGRIDVLINNAGFGLLGAVEESADRDIRRMYDTNVFGLLNVTRAVLPVMRANRAGHVINISSIGGYRGAAGFGVYSSTKFAVEGITEALRDELRPLGIHASVVEPGYFRTDFLDASSLTVASDVIADYDDTSGAVRRKAAQMNHNQPGDPKKLADAVVALVDAPSPPLRLPLGTDTLAAITAKNAYVMHEMETWRTLSASTDFTA from the coding sequence ATGGCGGACATCCAGAAAAATGCTTTCAAACGTGTATGGTTCATTACAGGTGCTTCGCGCGGCATCGGCGCATTGATGGCGGAGGCGGCGCTCGCAGACGGCAATGCAGTCGTGGCGGCAGGGCGCAACGTCCGTGCGATTGTCGAGCGTCTCGGTCAATCCGCGGGACTGTTGCCGGTTGCACTGGACGTGACCGACGAGGCGCAGGCGAAACTCGCGGTGCAAGCCTCGTTGGAGAAATTCGGCCGCATCGACGTGCTGATCAACAACGCCGGTTTCGGTCTGCTGGGTGCGGTGGAGGAGTCGGCCGACCGTGACATTCGCCGCATGTACGACACGAACGTGTTCGGCCTGCTGAACGTTACGCGCGCCGTGCTGCCTGTCATGCGAGCGAATCGCGCGGGGCACGTGATCAACATTTCGTCGATTGGTGGTTATCGCGGTGCGGCAGGCTTCGGCGTGTATTCATCGACGAAGTTTGCCGTGGAGGGCATTACCGAAGCGCTGCGCGACGAGTTGAGGCCACTCGGCATTCATGCGAGCGTCGTCGAGCCGGGCTACTTCCGCACCGACTTTCTCGATGCGTCGTCGCTGACAGTGGCATCTGATGTGATCGCCGATTACGACGACACGTCGGGCGCGGTTCGTCGCAAGGCTGCGCAAATGAATCACAACCAGCCGGGCGATCCGAAAAAACTGGCGGATGCGGTGGTCGCTCTCGTCGACGCACCGAGTCCGCCGCTGCGCCTGCCGCTCGGCACCGATACGCTTGCCGCGATAACCGCGAAAAATGCCTACGTGATGCATGAAATGGAGACGTGGAGAACGCTGTCGGCATCCACGGATTTCACGGCGTAA
- a CDS encoding LysR family transcriptional regulator, with protein sequence MNEIRAITTFVRAATLGSLRRAAVDQGISPQAASQAVMQLEKELGVRLFHRTTRKLSLTEEGQRLFDSVKPALSIFSSALDEARRSKEEIGGLLRISAPRALGMPVLWKYFEQFQQLHPNVQLEVQFDDHFTDLVTDRADVGFRGGPPPSGGSIARPLVPIQLIVCASPEYIERNGAPRTIDELDQHRCTGYRRTNTGKLAQWQFQMGDEIVYRDVPPVICVNDTEMETQAVLSGLGIGQLGSFNAMPHIRSGRLIALLTQHITQYGTIYIYYGHRTEQPLRVKTFIDFMIERVADNRAFFLDPVELRAASAARSGRAVNKRGAL encoded by the coding sequence ATGAACGAAATTCGTGCAATCACCACTTTTGTGCGCGCCGCCACGCTCGGCAGTCTGCGGCGTGCCGCGGTCGATCAGGGCATTTCGCCGCAAGCGGCGAGTCAGGCGGTCATGCAGCTGGAAAAGGAACTGGGCGTGCGGCTTTTTCATCGCACTACACGCAAGCTCAGTCTGACGGAGGAAGGCCAGCGGCTATTCGATAGCGTCAAGCCGGCTCTGTCCATTTTCTCGTCGGCGCTCGACGAGGCGCGTCGCTCCAAAGAAGAAATCGGCGGACTGTTACGCATCAGCGCACCGCGCGCGCTCGGCATGCCGGTGCTATGGAAGTACTTCGAGCAATTCCAGCAGCTACATCCGAACGTGCAACTCGAAGTGCAATTCGACGATCACTTCACCGACCTCGTCACCGACCGTGCCGACGTCGGGTTTCGCGGCGGACCGCCGCCGTCGGGCGGCTCGATTGCGCGTCCGCTCGTGCCGATTCAGTTGATCGTGTGCGCGTCGCCGGAATACATCGAGCGCAATGGTGCGCCGCGAACAATCGACGAACTGGATCAGCACCGCTGCACCGGATATCGGCGCACGAATACGGGCAAGCTTGCGCAATGGCAGTTTCAGATGGGCGACGAAATTGTTTATCGCGACGTACCGCCCGTCATCTGCGTGAACGACACGGAGATGGAGACGCAGGCGGTGCTATCGGGTCTCGGGATCGGACAGTTGGGCAGCTTTAACGCGATGCCCCACATTAGAAGCGGCCGGCTCATTGCACTGCTGACGCAGCACATCACGCAGTACGGCACGATCTATATCTACTACGGACATCGGACCGAACAGCCGCTGCGCGTGAAGACTTTTATCGACTTCATGATCGAGCGAGTAGCCGATAACCGTGCGTTCTTTCTCGATCCGGTCGAGCTTCGCGCGGCGAGTGCCGCACGAAGTGGCCGCGCTGTGAATAAGCGCGGCGCCTTATGA